The following coding sequences are from one Lolium rigidum isolate FL_2022 chromosome 6, APGP_CSIRO_Lrig_0.1, whole genome shotgun sequence window:
- the LOC124661508 gene encoding uncharacterized protein LOC124661508 — protein sequence MYVAHEFGITRIFAFKSTSVTCWGVNIPIPEMDILLESLRIIMWQCPGSTKKEPIETTLYALAIEPIETLVVQSFSHVELNNGNKTVFGPLMFLGDNMISFTSKDAILLVEITKG from the exons ATGTACG TTGCACATGAATTTGG TATCACAAGAATCTTCGCTTTCAAAAGCACTTCTGTAACATGTTGGGGCGTCAACATACCAATTCCTGAGATGGACATTCTACTTGAGAG TCTCCGCATCATTATGTGGCAATGCCCGGGTAGTACAAAGAAGGAACCAATTGAAACAACTCTTTATGCTTTGGCCATAGAGCCCATAGAGACTCTTGTG GTACAGTCTTTCAGTCACGTTGAACTGAACAATGGGAACAAGACAGTGTTTGGCCCACTCATGTTCCTGGGTGACAACATGATTTCTTTCACAAGCAAAGATGCAATTCTGCTTGTGGAAATCACCAAAGGTTGA